A region of Chloroflexota bacterium DNA encodes the following proteins:
- a CDS encoding glycosyltransferase family 1 protein, which produces MEVAVNGYFLNVHHTGSGQYAYHLLRALQKRNGNHRLTVQVPYFSRDTMRPVGGIRAHAPLAGLLRSGNLAKLWWEQVTWPRQTAKLGDGVVGHVPYFAPPHYHSFPLVATIHDLIPVVLPEYRGNFLVRLYTSLVMAAAHKADAIIADSEAAKREMVEHLKVSEDDVHVVHLAADSRFSPDIPVEDVQAVRRRYDLPERFLFYLGGVDVRKNIGTLFAALTKLPEDVSLVVAGRTRHGKAALFPDWVRQATESDVGHRVRFLGGVPEADKPLLYRAATVFTFPSRYEGFGLDPLEAMACGTPVVCSDTTSLPEVVADGGILVAPEDADAWAAAIGRLWESAQERGHYAERALTRARSFSWERTAAQTIAVYEQVS; this is translated from the coding sequence ATGGAAGTCGCCGTTAATGGGTATTTCCTCAATGTGCACCATACCGGCAGCGGCCAGTATGCGTACCATCTGCTGCGGGCTCTACAGAAGCGCAACGGCAACCATCGCTTGACGGTGCAAGTGCCCTACTTCTCGCGTGATACGATGCGTCCGGTAGGCGGCATTCGTGCACATGCGCCACTGGCTGGTCTCCTTCGCAGCGGGAACCTGGCAAAGCTTTGGTGGGAACAGGTAACGTGGCCGCGACAGACGGCAAAACTGGGTGATGGTGTGGTGGGGCACGTGCCGTATTTTGCGCCGCCGCACTACCACAGCTTTCCGCTGGTAGCTACTATTCACGATCTGATTCCGGTAGTCTTGCCGGAGTATCGGGGTAACTTCCTCGTAAGACTCTACACGAGCCTCGTTATGGCAGCGGCGCACAAGGCAGATGCCATCATTGCGGACTCTGAAGCTGCGAAGCGCGAAATGGTCGAGCACCTCAAGGTGAGCGAAGACGACGTGCATGTTGTCCATCTGGCCGCGGACTCACGTTTCTCGCCAGACATACCGGTCGAGGATGTCCAGGCCGTCCGGCGACGTTACGATCTGCCGGAGCGCTTTCTCTTCTACCTCGGCGGGGTGGACGTGCGCAAGAACATTGGGACACTCTTCGCGGCGCTGACCAAGCTGCCGGAAGACGTCTCGCTTGTGGTTGCGGGTCGTACCCGACACGGCAAGGCGGCCCTGTTTCCCGATTGGGTGCGCCAAGCGACTGAATCCGATGTTGGGCATCGCGTGCGCTTCCTGGGCGGCGTTCCCGAAGCGGATAAACCTCTCTTGTACCGCGCCGCGACAGTTTTCACTTTTCCTTCACGGTACGAAGGCTTTGGCTTGGATCCCTTGGAAGCCATGGCCTGCGGCACGCCGGTCGTGTGCAGCGATACCACGTCGCTCCCTGAGGTGGTGGCAGACGGTGGCATCCTCGTCGCACCTGAAGACGCAGACGCCTGGGCGGCGGCGATTGGACGGCTCTGGGAATCCGCTCAGGAGCGGGGGCACTATGCAGAGCGGGCCTTGACGCGGGCGCGGTCGTTCTCGTGGGAACGCACTGCCGCACAGACGATTGCGGTGTATGAGCAGGTGAGCTGA
- a CDS encoding cellulase family glycosylhydrolase encodes MGSGELRRWQVRLLLVIWCLTLLPAPLIASTEASRSAANDPVVQGAMHRYFEQMGGQAVLGAPLTNEQQEDGLVVQYFENARLEWWSGRDQVRLSPIGRLLYPHWRFFAREEAVEQTSAQRHFPETGHTVRFAFLQFFQAHGGVKTFGLPISGMLPADDDWRHPVQYFERAVFRYDPAKAGTPEEVKLAPLGREFLALRDPSRQTPIQNDQTGRSDGPKLFAQVGLFYDPNINRVLALAKAAGFTGIKQQVPWKAIEIAPGGYTWGQVDRIVEAANRHGLDVLLSVYAAPAWLRRVQARGSRVDVPETDRTESLQEWWDRFKEFHEGPPANFADYGHFMELIASRYGDKVQAYELWNEPNLAANWDASVSPEEFVELIAVGYRGVKRGNPSATVIAGGLAPTGVNLEGVAMDDVRYLEAMYQYRDGMIRDYFDVLGVHSYGYNNAPNDTPENYTTSSTTYKDHWSFFFRRFEQHWDVLQRYDDTSKRIWMTEMGWTTYNYHPDFAFGADVSEEDQARYLVEAYQLVKERFWYVEGLVVFNLNFANHVVPRDSAYSFSILDKNLQPRPAYLALRALEK; translated from the coding sequence ATGGGTAGCGGTGAACTACGACGGTGGCAGGTTCGATTGCTGCTCGTAATTTGGTGTCTCACACTCCTTCCTGCACCTCTCATCGCGAGTACGGAGGCGAGTCGCTCCGCTGCCAATGACCCCGTCGTGCAGGGCGCTATGCACCGCTACTTTGAGCAGATGGGGGGCCAAGCCGTGCTCGGTGCCCCGCTGACGAATGAGCAGCAAGAAGACGGCCTAGTCGTTCAGTATTTCGAAAACGCTCGGTTGGAGTGGTGGTCGGGGCGCGACCAGGTGCGTCTCAGTCCCATCGGCCGCTTGCTCTATCCGCACTGGCGTTTCTTTGCCAGGGAGGAAGCGGTAGAGCAGACGTCGGCGCAGCGTCACTTTCCGGAGACCGGGCACACGGTGCGCTTTGCGTTTCTTCAGTTCTTCCAAGCGCACGGCGGAGTCAAGACGTTTGGACTGCCAATCTCCGGTATGTTGCCTGCAGACGACGACTGGCGTCATCCGGTTCAATACTTCGAGCGGGCGGTCTTTCGCTACGATCCCGCGAAAGCCGGTACTCCCGAGGAAGTTAAGCTTGCCCCGCTTGGACGCGAGTTTCTCGCCCTACGCGATCCATCTCGGCAAACGCCCATTCAAAACGACCAAACCGGCCGATCCGATGGGCCAAAGCTTTTTGCACAGGTGGGGCTCTTCTATGACCCGAACATCAATCGCGTACTCGCATTAGCAAAGGCCGCCGGGTTTACCGGCATTAAGCAGCAGGTACCATGGAAGGCAATTGAGATCGCTCCCGGGGGGTACACCTGGGGCCAGGTGGACCGCATCGTCGAGGCGGCAAATCGGCACGGGTTGGACGTATTGCTAAGCGTGTACGCGGCGCCTGCGTGGTTGCGCCGGGTGCAGGCCCGCGGCAGCCGAGTTGACGTGCCGGAGACCGACCGCACAGAGTCACTCCAAGAGTGGTGGGACCGATTCAAGGAATTCCACGAGGGTCCGCCAGCGAACTTCGCAGACTACGGGCACTTCATGGAGCTGATAGCCAGTCGCTATGGTGACAAAGTGCAAGCCTATGAACTGTGGAATGAACCGAACCTGGCCGCCAACTGGGATGCCAGTGTGTCACCGGAAGAGTTTGTGGAGCTAATCGCTGTGGGCTACCGGGGCGTAAAGCGTGGAAACCCAAGTGCCACGGTAATTGCCGGCGGCCTGGCGCCCACTGGCGTGAACCTCGAGGGAGTCGCTATGGATGACGTGCGCTACCTCGAAGCCATGTACCAGTATCGCGATGGGATGATTCGCGATTACTTCGATGTACTTGGCGTGCACTCTTATGGCTACAATAATGCCCCTAACGATACTCCGGAAAATTACACGACCTCGAGCACCACGTACAAGGACCACTGGTCATTCTTCTTCCGCCGCTTTGAACAACACTGGGACGTGCTGCAGAGGTATGATGACACGAGCAAGCGGATTTGGATGACTGAGATGGGATGGACCACGTACAACTACCACCCTGACTTTGCTTTTGGGGCCGATGTCTCAGAAGAGGATCAGGCACGGTATCTTGTTGAGGCATATCAGCTGGTCAAGGAACGGTTTTGGTACGTAGAGGGATTGGTGGTCTTTAATTTGAACTTTGCCAATCACGTCGTGCCGAGAGACAGTGCGTATTCATTCTCCATCTTGGATAAGAACCTACAACCGCGCCCAGCGTACCTGGCGCTGCGTGCACTAGAGAAATAG
- a CDS encoding glycosyltransferase family 1 protein produces MKVGIDFTSAAQPAGIGRYTRSLVGALAAQNPSDRFSLLTPRQSSQALQPLLSLPNVTRRELPVSERILARIWHRLRLPLFADLLVGGADVFYAPDFTLPPLWHAPGVITVHDLSYRLFPDSYPDSLRTYLETVVPHSVARAELVLVDSAATQQDLFAAYQVDPAKVSVLYCGVAPVFRPQDSQAARQAVRQRYGIEHPYFLSVGTIQPRKNIARTIAAMQGVVESGLPHHLVHVGRPGWLHEEILDAPREHRVSDRVHFLTGVDSDDDLATLYCGASAFVFPSLYEGFGIPVLEAMACGTPVITGNISSLPEVAGDAAILVEPSDVNAIGEALVRLASCESTREQLIAGGKKRAARFTWKRAAEELRTHLASVAKS; encoded by the coding sequence CGCCGCTCAAAACCCCTCCGATCGTTTCTCGCTCTTGACACCTAGGCAATCCTCACAAGCGCTCCAACCGCTTCTCAGCCTACCTAACGTAACGCGCAGAGAACTACCCGTATCAGAGCGCATATTGGCACGTATCTGGCATAGGTTGCGGCTACCACTTTTTGCCGATCTTCTCGTCGGAGGGGCGGATGTCTTCTACGCGCCGGACTTTACCCTGCCACCCCTGTGGCACGCTCCGGGCGTCATCACCGTACACGATCTTTCGTACCGCCTTTTTCCAGATTCATATCCGGATTCCTTGCGCACGTACTTGGAAACCGTTGTGCCGCACAGCGTAGCGAGGGCAGAGCTGGTCTTAGTTGATTCAGCGGCGACGCAGCAGGACCTGTTCGCGGCATATCAGGTTGATCCGGCGAAAGTCAGCGTGCTTTACTGTGGCGTCGCCCCGGTCTTTCGTCCTCAAGATTCGCAGGCTGCGCGTCAGGCCGTACGCCAACGCTACGGCATTGAGCATCCGTACTTCCTTTCGGTGGGGACGATTCAACCACGCAAGAACATTGCGCGCACGATAGCGGCTATGCAAGGAGTCGTCGAGTCCGGTCTTCCGCATCATCTGGTGCACGTGGGACGTCCGGGGTGGCTCCATGAGGAAATCCTCGATGCGCCGCGTGAACACCGCGTCTCCGACCGCGTGCACTTCCTGACCGGAGTAGATTCTGACGACGACCTCGCGACGCTGTATTGCGGGGCGAGTGCGTTCGTCTTTCCGAGCCTGTACGAGGGCTTCGGCATACCGGTGCTCGAGGCCATGGCCTGCGGGACGCCGGTGATAACCGGTAACATTTCATCCCTGCCGGAGGTTGCAGGCGATGCGGCAATCCTCGTAGAGCCATCGGACGTGAATGCAATTGGCGAGGCGCTGGTGCGCCTCGCTTCATGCGAGAGCACACGGGAGCAGCTTATCGCTGGTGGAAAGAAGCGCGCCGCTCGCTTCACTTGGAAGCGAGCGGCGGAAGAGCTGCGCACACACTTGGCGAGTGTTGCCAAGAGCTAG